From a region of the Zingiber officinale cultivar Zhangliang chromosome 4B, Zo_v1.1, whole genome shotgun sequence genome:
- the LOC121974799 gene encoding LRR receptor-like serine/threonine-protein kinase RGI1, with the protein MPRSRQQNHLRLLLLLLLQRSRLLLLPRFYFLLMLFSLPSLVPANQEVAALYQWINSSAAALPDWNPAHATPCKWSHVTCNAAGSVSAVAIQSLSLAISLPAGLCAALPSLAAFVVSDANLTGAIPPDFGDCSFLAVLDLSSNSLSGGIPAALGRLPSLSSLILNSNQLSGSIPDDLGAAAELRHLILFDNRLSGPIPVALGNLSLLETFRAGGNRDLSGPIPDSLSLCANLTVLGLADTKVSGPIPATFGRLANLQTLSIYTTMLSGSIPPELGNCSSLVNLYLYENSLSGPLPATIGRLSKLERLLLWQNALSGRIPDEFGGLASLQTIDISINSISGAIPTSLGALTNLEELMLSDNNISGSIPPSLANLTSLTQLQLDTNQISGLIPAGLSALKSLTVFFAWENQLEGAIPPSFASLSNLQALDFSHNHLTGPIPPGLFLLPNLTKLLLLSNDISGPIPAEIGQCASLIRLRLGSNRIAGSIPVEIGGLMNLDFLDLSGNRLTGTIPASIGNCSQLQMADLSNNTLSGAIPDSLSLITRLQVLDLSLNQLTGQIPGNFGKLASMSKLMLCGNSLSGAIPPSLGQCSNLEFIDLSSNQLSGGIPAEICLIEGLDIALNLSRNVLTGSIPEKISALSKLSLLDLSYNMLDGSLTSLAGLENLVTLNVSNNNFTGYLPDTKLFRQLSASDLAGNQGLCTHGGDVCFVTLDANGRPIIKAEAESRRMHQLKLAIALLVTATVAMVVGMIGVIRAKRIGGGKGDDDDSEMGGEMSWPWQFTPFQKLNFSVEQVVRSLVDANVIGKGYSGVVYRVQMDNGEAIAVKKLWPTSASSMGKMTAKEDCNSSRVRDSFSAEVRTLGSIRHKNIVRFLGCCWNKNTRLLMYDYVANGSLGELLHERSGFSLEWDLRYQIILGAAQGLAYLHHDCVPPIAHRDIKANNILIGLDFEAYIADFGLAKLVEDGDLARSSNTVAGSYGYIAPEYGYMMKITEKSDVYSFGVVVLEVLTGKQPIDPTIPDGLHVVDWVRRKKGSVEVIDPVLRGRPDPEVQEMLQVLGVALLCVNVSPDERPTMKDVAAMIKEIRHEREEYAKVDFLLKGSTAPAAAVHATTSTSTSTVLCHQGQSNGNNSSFSGSSICSAARAKFPSQ; encoded by the exons ATGCCGAGGTCGAGGCAGCAGAACCacctccgcctcctcctcctcctcctcctccagcgCAGCCGTCTGCTGCTTCTTCCACGCTTCTACTTCCTTCTAATGCTATTCTCATTGCCGTCTCTGGTTCCAGCTAACCAGGAAGTCGCTGCGCTTTACCAGTGGATCAACTCCTCTGCAGCCGCGCTGCCGGACTGGAACCCGGCCCATGCCACGCCCTGCAAGTGGAGCCATGTCACCTGCAACGCCGCAGGCTCTGTGTCGGCCGTCGCTATCCAGTCGCTTTCCCTGGCCATCTCCCTCCCTGCTGGCCTCTGCGCCGCGCTCCCCAGCCTCGCCGCCTTTGTTGTCTCCGACGCCAACCTCACCGGCGCCATCCCGCCTGACTTCGGCGACTGCTCCTTCCTCGCTGTGCTAGACCTCAGCTCCAACTCCCTCTCCGGCGGCATCCCTGCGGCCCTCGGCCGCCTTCCTTCGCTCTCCTCTCTCATACTCAACTCCAATCAGCTCTCTGGTTCCATCCCGGATGACCTCGGAGCTGCAGCGGAGCTACGTCACCTCATACTGTTCGACAACCGGCTATCCGGCCCCATCCCAGTCGCCCTTGGCAATCTCTCACTCCTCGAGACGTTCCGCGCCGGCGGCAACCGCGACCTCTCCGGGCCGATTCCTGACTCCCTCTCTCTCTGCGCCAACCTCACCGTCCTCGGCCTCGCGGACACCAAGGTCTCTGGCCCCATTCCGGCCACGTTCGGACGGCTCGCCAACCTCCAAACCTTGTCCATATACACTACCATGCTATCCGGCTCCATCCCGCCGGAGCTCGGGAACTGCTCTTCCCTCGTCAACCTCTATCTCTACGAGAACTCGCTCTCCGGACCATTGCCGGCGACGATAGGACGGTTGTCGAAGCTCGAGCGGCTTCTCCTATGGCAGAACGCGCTCTCCGGCCGCATCCCGGATGAGTTCGGTGGCCTGGCTTCCTTGCAGACCATCGACATTTCCATCAACTCCATCTCAGGCGCCATCCCTACGTCTTTGGGTGCGCTCACCAACCTGGAGGAGCTCATGCTGAGCGACAACAACATCTCCGGCTCGATCCCGCCTTCACTCGCCAACCTCACTTCGCTCACGCAGCTGCAACTCGACACCAACCAGATCTCCGGTCTTATCCCCGCCGGTCTGTCGGCGCTCAAGTCGCTCACCGTCTTCTTTGCCTGGGAGAACCAGCTGGAGGGCGCCATTCCCCCCTCCTTCGCCTCGCTCTCCAACCTCCAGGCGCTTGACTTTTCACACAACCATTTGACTGGACCCATCCCTCCCGGCCTCTTCCTCCTACCCAACCTCACCAAACTCCTGCTGCTCTCCAACGACATCTCCGGCCCGATACCAGCGGAGATTGGCCAGTGCGCCTCCCTAATCCGGCTCCGCCTCGGCAGCAACCGCATTGCTGGCTCCATCCCGGTGGAGATTGGCGGGCTCATGAACCTAGACTTCCTCGACCTCTCCGGCAACCGCCTCACGGGCACTATTCCGGCCTCCATAGGCAACTGCTCTCAGCTCCAGATGGCCGACCTCAGCAACAACACGCTCTCCGGCGCCATCCCTGATTCATTGTCTTTGATCACCAGGCTGCAGGTGCTCGACCTCTCGCTAAACCAGCTCACAGGGCAAATTCCCGGTAACTTCGGGAAGCTGGCTTCCATGAGCAAGCTCATGCTTTGTGGCAATTCACTCTCCGGCGCGATACCTCCTTCGCTAGGCCAATGCTCCAATCTCGAATTCATTGACCTTAGCAGCAATCAGCTCTCTGGCGGCATCCCTGCCGAGATCTGCCTCATTGAAGGTCTTGACATTGCCCTTAACCTGAGCAGGAATGTGCTTACCGGATCAATCCCAGAGAAGATTTCGGCGCTCAGCAAACTCTCGCTGCTCGACCTCTCCTACAATATGCTGGACGGAAGTCTGACTTCGCTTGCTGGGCTAGAGAACTTGGTGACGCTGAACGTCTCCAACAACAACTTCACCGGCTACCTCCCCGATACCAAGCTCTTCCGCCAACTCTCTGCTTCCGACCTCGCCGGCAATCAAGGCCTCTGCACACACGGCGGAGACGTGTGCTTCGTGACGCTGGACGCCAATGGCCGGCCGATTATTAAGGCTGAAGCTGAGagcagaaggatgcaccagttgAAGTTGGCGATAGCCTTGCTCGTCACTGCCACAGTGGCGATGGTGGTTGGGATGATTGGAGTAATACGggcgaagagaattggaggcggGAAGGGCGACGACGACGACTCGGAGATGGGCGGGGAGATGTCTTGGCCGTGGCAATTCACCCcctttcaaaagctcaacttttCCGTCGAACAGGTTGTGCGCAGTCTGGTGGACGCAAATGTTATCGGAAAAGGCTACTCCGGAGTGGTCTACCGCgttcaaatggacaacggagagGCGATCGCCGTGAAGAAGCTCTGGCCGACTAGTGCCTCCTCGATGGGGAAGATGACGGCCAAGGAAGACTGCAACAGCAGCAGAGTACGAGACTCGTTCTCAGCGGAGGTGAGGACGCTGGGTTCAATCCGGCACAAGAACATCGTAAGGTTCCTCGGGTGCTGCTGGAACAAGAACACCAGGCTGCTAATGTACGATTACGTGGCCAACGGCAGCCTCGGGGAGCTGCTCCACGAACGCAGTGGCTTCTCGCTGGAGTGGGACTTGAGGTATCAGATCATCCTGGGGGCGGCGCAAGGCCTCGCCTACCTCCACCATGACTGCGTACCACCGATCGCTCACAGAGACATTAAGGCCAACAACATCCTGATCGGGCTCGACTTCGAGGCCTACATTGCTGATTTCGGACTCGCGAAGCTCGTCGAGGATGGAGACCTTGCTCGGTCTTCCAACACCGTCGCTGGCTCCTATGGCTACATTGCTCCTG AGTACGGTTACATGATGAAGATAACTGAAAAGAGCGACGTCTACAGCTTTGGCGTGGTCGTGCTGGAGGTGCTGACGGGAAAGCAACCGATCGATCCGACGATCCCTGACGGGCTTCACGTGGTGGACTGGGTGCGGAGGAAGAAGGGGAGCGTAGAGGTGATCGACCCAGTCCTGAGAGGCCGGCCGGACCCAGAGGTGCAGGAAATGCTGCAGGTGCTCGGTGTGGCACTGCTGTGCGTCAACGTTTCGCCGGACGAGCGGCCGACGATGAAGGACGTGGCGGCTATGATTAAGGAGATCCGACACGAGAGGGAGGAATACGCCAAGGTTGACTTCCTCCTTAAGGGGTCGACAGCTCCGGCGGCGGCGGTGCATGCCACGACGTCGACCTCGACTAGTACAGTGTTGTGCCACCAGGGTCAGAGCAACGGCAATAACAGTAGTTTCTCTGGGTCCAGCATCTGCTCTGCCGCCAGGGCGAAGTTCCCCTCGCAGTGA